From the genome of Brassica oleracea var. oleracea cultivar TO1000 chromosome C4, BOL, whole genome shotgun sequence:
TACCAACACTATTCCAATCTTTCCTCCGTTCTCTTGGCACTATATTTCCAAACGTAGCAAAGAAATAATGGAACTATTATTTATAGGGTTTAGGATTTTATATATGAAAATTTCTAGCACTAGCCTTGACACATTTTCGAAATTCTTCAACAGCAGCAAGATGAGAAAGGATCTGGTTATGAGTAACTTTGTAAGGCTCTTCGGAGGAATCTCCTGAGGGACAATTGAGGACTTCAAATGGAGAGCACCGTCCTGGCGCTTTCTTGCCTTTTGAATAACCAGCAACACTATATACCGATGGCTCGTTAAATGTTGCCCAGTTCTTCACCCTATCTCCGAAATTCTCAAAGCAGAATTTAGCAAACTCCCGGAAATCCTCTCTACATTAAAATTAATTTGTTAGCATTGGTTATAAGAAATAATCAAATAGTTGAAAAATGTTTTCTTTTTGGCATATAAAAATATATTTTGAGGATTATTTTACATGCAAAATTACTTACACAATTCTTTCGTCTACAAAACCACCATATTCCATTTCTAGAGCAAATGGAGATTCCCAGTGAAAGAGAGTAATAGAAGGCTGGATCTCTGTTAATTATTAATACAAAATTGTTACTATATAAGCAAGTTGAAATAACTAGGTAAACCATTTAAGATCATGACTTAATTAAGTTCTAAGGTTTTCAACCATTGGCTATAAGTTCATCTATAAGATCGTTGTAGAACTTCACCCCCTCCTTGTTTACACCTTTCCTTACACTTCCATCTGAAAATTGATATATTCATGAAGTTAGAAACTATTAATAACAGTACATCTTTTCAAATTTAGATGTAGATTCTAAATAGTATGTGGTTTGGTTAAATAATTACAAGGAAGAATGCGAAGGACTTACTAGGCAACACTCTGGTCCATGAGATTGAAAATCTGAACCCATTCGTTTTCAACTCCTTCATTAATTTTATATCATCCTATATAATATCACATCCCAAGCAATCATTTCAATATATACATGAAAATATATCCTACTATTTAACAGATTTGTAAACACATTGGATTTTTTATATAAAACCAGTATACACATTGTAAAAATGACGTACCTTGTAACGGGTATAGAAGTCGACTCCGATATCTGCATCATCCCCGCGTTCAACCTTGTCTGAAAGATATCACAATATTGGTGACTCATTGTTTAGAAAGGGTTTAGTAATATAAAGTGGTGATTTAAACTAACATAAAAAATGTGTCAGATTAAGTTATTAAAATATCTCAATGACTTCAACTCTATCAATTTGTCGGCCCCAAAACAATAGCTAATCCATTTCGGATACATATGAAATAGTACAATAGACGATATATAAGACATGTTTCTTCTTCATTATTTTGTTCTCCGAATTTATAATCACTTTCTAAGTAATGGAAAACCGTAATTTATACCAGGAAACATGTGTGTAAATTCATCCCATCTTGTCAAGCCTCTCCCAGATCCTTTTTTAGCCCCTTCAACCTATAACTCGGAACACATCGAAAATTATATATTTATTTATCTATGTTATAATTAATGGATGTCATTATATTTTGTTTAAGATATCATCAAAGGTATACTGACCTGAAATGCGGAAACGGCTGTTCCAAAGATGAAATCTTTGGGGAAATCATGCTTGTGGATCTCGAACTCGGGTCCAATGATGGTGCCCAGTTCTTCATCTTCTAGGTTGGTGTGCGGTCCAACCATGTCCAAGTCTTCGCTTACATGCGGTCCAATAACGATGCCAAGATCGTCATCCAACCCAGTGTTAGGTCCAATCACGATACCGAGATCCTCATCGCTTGGTTGAGGCCTAGCTTCAGCGTTGAAGCTAAGGATACTCGTTAGGGCTAAAACCCCTAGGAATAAAGTGAGAGTAGTGGTGGCCATTATATTACGGTCCTTGTACTTCCCAGGCCGTCTTCTATTTATAGAAAGGAAGCTACAAGTGTATTATGATAAAAGGGCAGCTTAAGTTAAAGAGAATTCATGGCTTTACTTGTGTTACACTCATATTTAGTCGGACATCTCTTGGTTTGGCTATTGGATAAGTTATGGAACTCATTATAGAAATAAATGATATCCAATCGAAGAAAAAATAAAATAACATAAATTTTAAATTCCCGTACAATTAAAGTTGTTGTTTCATTTCAAACCAAATTGAAACTAAAATCATACCAATCCGATTCATACTAATTTAACTTTTGGTATGATCCGATTCAAATTA
Proteins encoded in this window:
- the LOC106336723 gene encoding beta-glucosidase 33-like, producing the protein MATTTLTLFLGVLALTSILSFNAEARPQPSDEDLGIVIGPNTGLDDDLGIVIGPHVSEDLDMVGPHTNLEDEELGTIIGPEFEIHKHDFPKDFIFGTAVSAFQVEGAKKGSGRGLTRWDEFTHMFPDKVERGDDADIGVDFYTRYKDDIKLMKELKTNGFRFSISWTRVLPNGSVRKGVNKEGVKFYNDLIDELIANEIQPSITLFHWESPFALEMEYGGFVDERIVEDFREFAKFCFENFGDRVKNWATFNEPSVYSVAGYSKGKKAPGRCSPFEVLNCPSGDSSEEPYKVTHNQILSHLAAVEEFRKCVKCQENGGKIGIVLVSHWYEPKDPNSSKDVEYARRALEYQLGWFLRPLTYGHYPAVMQKDVNIRLPEFTEEESEKLKKSLDFVGLNYYGAFFTTPLTNTNSSELSYTNDLGAKISPEQNHSPHLKTTSMGIVIYPAGLMNLLRHIQDEYKNPEIYIMENGMDEIDNGTKTLAEATNDYGRKEFIKSHILIMGKAIRLHNVRLKGYFIWSLMDNFEWERGYKMRFGLYYVDFNDNLKRHMRSSGKWLSEFLDSKESLHKCYFEGHREKGYAPKLFDTEYLDPDNWRLSYASDI